One segment of Rhodopirellula baltica SH 1 DNA contains the following:
- a CDS encoding Spy/CpxP family protein refolding chaperone translates to MKHLIALALIACLATTASADDKPEGKKKRAGNRDAGAWMAGNVAKLLEKVELTDEQKEKWNEAKKSFTSQVKDLREEGLTPELMKKRNDAQKEAREAGLEGKEMAAKLNEGFSEEEQALFSKQQKAVRSLRASVAGMLTPEQMEALPEQARKQMSAAKERGEGKGKKQGKGKGKKKDA, encoded by the coding sequence ATGAAACACTTGATTGCGTTGGCCTTGATTGCTTGTTTGGCTACCACTGCGTCCGCGGACGACAAACCCGAAGGAAAGAAAAAGCGGGCCGGAAATCGGGACGCCGGTGCATGGATGGCCGGGAACGTTGCCAAATTGCTCGAGAAGGTCGAATTGACCGACGAGCAGAAAGAGAAATGGAACGAAGCCAAGAAAAGCTTCACCTCACAAGTCAAGGATCTGCGGGAGGAAGGCCTGACCCCCGAACTGATGAAGAAGCGAAACGACGCTCAGAAAGAAGCTCGGGAAGCCGGTCTGGAGGGCAAGGAAATGGCCGCGAAACTGAACGAAGGCTTTAGTGAAGAAGAGCAGGCCTTGTTCAGCAAGCAACAAAAAGCAGTTCGCTCACTCCGCGCCTCGGTGGCGGGCATGCTGACCCCCGAACAGATGGAAGCGTTGCCAGAACAAGCCCGCAAGCAAATGTCCGCCGCTAAAGAACGCGGTGAGGGCAAAGGCAAGAAACAAGGAAAGGGCAAAGGCAAGAAGAAAGACGCCTGA